One genomic region from Lycorma delicatula isolate Av1 chromosome 1, ASM4794821v1, whole genome shotgun sequence encodes:
- the LOC142317877 gene encoding uncharacterized protein LOC142317877, translating into MGMETNITATGLRLWQLLFICGSSLTAVVIFLCCCVRFRIPRTKQEIEADYVRKKITRKFQKQLRMIQNSEMDEMDLKKALDRVRAEFKSDTESLAQSELYSGGSLSSAAGAGAGIAAQKQVSPHQSQSHSHIGTPSKGGTTTEHIQA; encoded by the exons ATGGGGATGGAGACCAACATTACAGCTACTGGTCTTAGATTATGGCAGTTGCTATTCATATGTGGTTCTTCGTTAACGGCAGTTg taattttccTGTGTTGCTGCGTTCGCTTCAGAATACCAAGGACTAAGCAAGAAATAGAAGCCGATTATGTTCGCAAGAAAATTACCAGAAAATTTCAGAAACAATTAAGAATGATTCAAAATTCGGAAATGGatgaaatggatttaaaaaaag CGCTGGATAGAGTACGAGCTGAATTCAAATCAGACACAGAAAGCTTAGCTCAATCTGAGTTGTATTCCGGAGGTAGTCTTAGTTCTGCAGCAGGAGCAGGAGCAGGAATAGCAGCTCAGAAACAAGTTTCTCCTCATCAGTCACAGTCACATTCACATATAGGTACTCCTTCTAAGGGGGGAACCACTACTGAACACATCCAagcataa